In a single window of the bacterium BMS3Abin14 genome:
- the fadJ gene encoding fatty acid oxidation complex subunit alpha, which yields MKMAAFTLKITDGIAVITFNLPKEKVNILSPKVMAELEKVLAKIEDRPEKVKGAVIRSGKEGNFIAGADLSLIEEITDPAEGARLAAEGQRVLERIEALPFPVVAAIDGACLGGGLELALACRFRVASDSPKTALGLPETQLGIIPGFGGTQRLPRLVGLPEALKIILSGSRVYPGKARHIGLVDDVVPREHLMDAARRLIRVGKRRREKSKGRIKRFFQRTPVARRIIFERARKSVIERTGGHYPAQPAAIEAMEEGVAHGMKKGLEKEARLLGEMAVTGISKNLIKVFYLREMFSRGDLSPAEDIRNVAVIGAGAMGGGIAALAAEKGMKVRLMDLSGPALGAAIKRFNREVDKRRRTRRYTGVQAEWTRARFLTDTQIRGLGGYDLAIEAVAERMDVKKSVFSSLAGQLPETALMLSNTSSLSISEMGGSVSGPSRVAGLHFFNPVERMPLVEVIRGKDTSEETIMKVTAFALRLGKIAVVVKDAPGFLVNRLLLPYMNEATRLLEEGAGVETVDHALLGFGMPMGAFILLDQVGLDIAAHAGENLQTAFGSRMSLSPILPAMLEAGRLGKKAGKGFYSYDNKGERKPDPGLAGVLKPLISGNGGNGKFTDEEMVDRLILPMINEASRCLEEGVVDTPEAVDAAMIFGAGFPPFTAGPLRYADARGIKDVVSALKTLAKSVDKRFAPSNLLKLMAREKKSFYG from the coding sequence ATGAAAATGGCCGCATTCACGCTGAAAATCACGGACGGCATTGCTGTGATCACCTTCAATCTTCCAAAGGAGAAGGTTAATATCCTCAGCCCGAAGGTCATGGCCGAACTTGAAAAGGTCCTGGCCAAGATCGAGGACAGGCCCGAAAAGGTAAAAGGCGCGGTCATCAGGTCAGGCAAGGAGGGAAACTTCATCGCCGGAGCCGATCTCTCCCTTATAGAAGAGATCACCGACCCCGCTGAGGGCGCCCGGCTTGCCGCCGAGGGGCAGAGAGTCCTGGAACGTATCGAGGCGCTGCCCTTTCCTGTGGTGGCAGCCATTGACGGGGCCTGTCTGGGAGGGGGGCTGGAGCTGGCCCTGGCATGCCGGTTCAGGGTCGCCTCGGATTCCCCGAAAACAGCCCTGGGGCTTCCCGAAACCCAGCTTGGGATCATCCCCGGTTTCGGGGGGACCCAGCGCCTGCCGCGCCTTGTGGGCCTGCCGGAGGCCCTGAAGATCATCCTTTCCGGGTCACGGGTCTACCCGGGGAAAGCCCGGCATATAGGTCTGGTGGACGATGTGGTCCCGAGGGAGCACCTCATGGACGCCGCGCGTCGCCTGATCAGGGTCGGCAAGCGTCGGCGTGAAAAATCGAAGGGCAGGATAAAGAGGTTTTTCCAGCGAACACCCGTTGCTCGAAGGATAATTTTCGAAAGGGCGAGAAAGAGCGTGATCGAAAGGACGGGAGGGCACTACCCGGCTCAGCCTGCCGCAATCGAGGCCATGGAGGAGGGTGTCGCCCACGGGATGAAAAAGGGGCTCGAAAAGGAGGCCCGCCTCCTCGGCGAGATGGCCGTCACGGGCATCTCGAAGAACCTGATAAAGGTATTCTACCTCAGGGAGATGTTCAGCCGAGGTGATCTTTCACCCGCCGAGGATATCAGGAACGTGGCGGTTATCGGCGCCGGAGCCATGGGGGGCGGCATCGCTGCTCTGGCCGCTGAAAAAGGGATGAAAGTCCGTCTCATGGACCTGTCCGGGCCAGCGCTCGGCGCCGCCATCAAGAGGTTTAACAGGGAGGTGGACAAAAGGCGGCGTACAAGGAGGTACACCGGAGTTCAGGCGGAGTGGACCAGGGCCAGGTTTCTCACCGATACGCAGATTCGCGGTCTGGGGGGATACGATCTGGCCATTGAGGCCGTTGCGGAGCGCATGGACGTAAAGAAATCCGTATTCTCCTCGCTGGCCGGACAGCTGCCGGAGACCGCGCTCATGCTGTCTAACACCTCATCCCTGTCCATCAGCGAGATGGGCGGGTCGGTGTCCGGTCCATCCCGCGTGGCGGGGCTGCACTTCTTCAACCCCGTTGAACGCATGCCCCTGGTGGAGGTAATCAGGGGTAAGGATACGTCCGAGGAAACGATCATGAAGGTGACGGCTTTCGCCCTCCGGCTGGGAAAGATCGCCGTGGTGGTGAAGGATGCCCCCGGCTTTCTGGTCAACCGGCTGCTTTTGCCCTACATGAACGAGGCAACCCGGCTTTTGGAGGAGGGCGCCGGTGTGGAGACGGTGGACCATGCCCTCCTGGGGTTCGGGATGCCCATGGGCGCCTTCATCCTGCTGGATCAGGTGGGGCTGGATATTGCCGCCCACGCGGGAGAAAATCTCCAGACGGCATTCGGGTCGCGGATGAGCCTTTCTCCCATCCTCCCTGCCATGCTCGAGGCGGGAAGGCTCGGAAAGAAGGCCGGAAAGGGTTTTTACTCCTACGACAACAAAGGAGAGCGGAAACCGGACCCGGGGCTCGCAGGGGTTCTCAAGCCCTTGATCAGTGGAAACGGTGGTAACGGAAAGTTCACGGATGAGGAAATGGTGGACCGGCTTATCCTCCCCATGATAAACGAAGCGAGCCGCTGCCTCGAGGAGGGGGTTGTCGATACCCCCGAGGCGGTGGATGCGGCCATGATCTTTGGTGCCGGGTTTCCACCGTTCACCGCGGGGCCGTTGCGGTACGCCGACGCCCGTGGGATCAAGGACGTGGTTTCCGCACTGAAAACCCTTGCGAAGTCGGTGGATAAACGGTTTGCTCCCTCGAACCTCCTGAAGCTGATGGCCAGGGAGAAAAAGAGCTTTTACGGATGA